In the Mastacembelus armatus chromosome 17, fMasArm1.2, whole genome shotgun sequence genome, one interval contains:
- the LOC113134749 gene encoding UDP-glucuronosyltransferase 1-1-like, with product MWKAAVFVFLLLNMEKQVNAAVDKKSSRTEEHMKTEEAEANDTNPKSGTVSPAFLGNLLVVPMDGSHWIGIKAMAQEMGRRGHGVTVVMPEITMRMGPGKHYNTVTYPVPYDKDYVDSLLASRKDVMKKSAKNFLENISSHFSRLKKFVDLIHTTAESLLFNDSLISHLAQQRFDAVLTDPVVPTGSLIARKLGIPTINLLRGIPCSLDMQSSGCPSPPSYVPRFFTGYTDKMSFKERAVNTLVALLEPLLCRLLYWHFDHIAYQFLGEEVGVAQVLSDSAIWLLRIDFTLEFPRPLMPNIVLVGGINCNVRNPLPEDLESWVSGEHGFVVFTLGSMVSEMPVETTCVFLEAFRQIPQKVIWRYTGQIPNNVPNNVKIMNWVPQNDLLAHPGARAFITHAGSHGLFEGLCNAVPMVMVPLAGDQPDNAQKLASRGAGVILDICSISTESLLWALNEVINDTRYRECVQKLSVLHRDRPVDPLDLSVYWTEFVMRHKGAKHLKSVAHDLNWLQYFNLDVIALLATVVLVFIIVTVKCFKICLQKLGRKRKQD from the exons ATGTGGAAAGCAGCGGTGTTTGTGTTCCTGCTGCTAAACATGGAAAAGCAGGTAAATGCTGCTGTAGATAAGAAGAGCTCCAGGACAGAGGAGCACATGAAGACAGAAGAGGCTGAGGCCAATGACACCAATCCTAAAAGTGGCACCGTTTCTCCAGCCTTCTTGGGTAACTTGCTGGTGGTGCCCATGGATGGGAGTCACTGGATCGGCATAAAGGCTATGGCCCAAGAAATGGGTCGCCGTGGACACGGAGTTACAGTGGTGATGCCGGAGATTACGATGCGAATGGGCCCAGGAAAACACTACAACACTGTGACCTATCCTGTTCCTTATGACAAGGATTATGTTGACTCTTTGTTGGCCTCACGTAAAGACGTAATGAAAAAATCTGCAAAGAATTTCCTGGAGAACATAAGTTCACATTTCTCACGATTAAAGAAATTCGTGGATTTAATCCACACCACTGCAGAGAGCCTCCTGTTCAATGACAGTCTCATCTCCCATCTGGCACAGCAG AGATTTGATGCAGTCTTGACAGACCCAGTGGTGCCCACAGGCTCATTAATAGCACGGAAACTAG GTATCCCCACTATTAATTTGCTGAGGGGAATTCCATGTTCCCTGGATATGCAGTCTTCAGGCTGCCCATCCCCGCCCTCATACGTGCCTCGCTTTTTCACTGGATACACAGATAAAATGAGCTTTAAGGAGAGAGCTGTCAACACTTTG GTGGCTTTACTGGAGCCGCTGCTTTGCCGACTGCTGTACTGGCACTTTGACCACATAGCCTATCAATTCCTGGGAGAGGAGGTGGGCGTAGCTCAAgtgctgtctgactctgctaTTTGGCTACTGAG GATTGACTTCACACTGGAGTTCCCACGACCTCTCATGCCTAATATAGTGCTAGTTGGTGGCATCAACTGCAACGTGAGGAATCCCCTGCCTGAG gatCTGGAGTCCTGGGTGTCAGGAGAGCATGGGTTTGTGGTGTTCACTCTGGGCTCCATGGTGTCAGAAATGCCAGTAGAGACCACTTGTGTTTTCCTAGAGGCCTTCAGACAGATTCCACAGAAA GTGATTTGGAGATACACTGGGCAGATTCCCAACAATGTCCCAAACAATGTGAAGATAATGAACTGGGTGCCTCAGAACGACCTACTAG CACACCCTGGAGCTCGGGCTTTCATCACTCACGCTGGGTCACATGGTCTCTTTGAGGGACTGTGTAATGCAGTTCCCATGGTGATGGTGCCACTTGCTGGGGACCAGCCCGATAACGCACAGAAGCTGGCAAGCAGGGGAGCAGGAGTCATCTTGGATATTTGTTCCATCTCTACAGAAAGCCTCCTTTGGGCACTGAATGAAGTCATCAATGACACCAG ataCAGAGAGTGTGTTCAGAAGCTGTCAGTCCTCCATCGAGACCGGCCAGTTGACCCACTCGACCTTTCAGTGTACTGGACAGAATTTGTGATGCGCCACAAAGGGGCAAAACATCTTAAATCTGTTGCCCACGACCTCAACTGGCTCCAGTACTTCAACCTCGACGTCATAGCGCTGCTGGCTACTGTAGTGCTGGTTTTTATAATAGTCACAGTGAAGTGTTTCAAAATATGCCTCCAAAAACTgggcaggaagaggaagcaggaCTAA
- the LOC113134649 gene encoding UDP-glucuronosyltransferase 1-1-like has product MWKAAVFVFLLLNMEKQVNAAVDKKSSRTEEHMKTEEAEANDTNPKSGTVSPAFLGNLLVVPMDGSHWIGIKAMAQEMGRRGHGVTVVMPEITMRMGPGKHYNTVTYPVPYDKDYIDSLLASHKDVMKKSAKNFLEKISSHFSQIKKFMGLIHTTAESLLFNDSLISHLAQQRFDAVLTDPVVPTGSLIARKLGIPTINLLRGIPCTLDMQSAGCPSPPSYVPRFFTGYTDKMSFKERAVNTLVALLEPLLCRLLYWHFDHIAYQFLGEEVGVAQVLSDSAIWLLRIDFTLEFPRPLMPNIVLVGGINCNVRNPLPEDLESWVSGEHGFVVFTLGSMVSEMPVETTCVFLEAFRQIPQKVIWRYTGQIPNNVPNNVKIMKWVPQNDLLAHPGARAFITHAGSHGLFEGLCNAVPMVMVPLDGDQPDNAQKLASRGAGVILDIYSISTESLLWALNEVINDTRYRECVQKLSVLHRDRPVDPLDLSVYSTEFVMRHKGAKHLKSVAHDLNWFQYFNLDVIALLATAVLVFIVVTVKCFKICLQKLGRKRKQD; this is encoded by the exons ATGTGGAAAGCAGCGGTGTTTGTGTTCCTGCTGCTAAACATGGAAAAGCAGGTAAATGCTGCTGTAGATAAGAAGAGCTCCAGGACAGAGGAGCACATGAAGACAGAAGAGGCTGAGGCCAATGACACCAATCCTAAAAGTGGCACCGTTTCTCCAGCCTTCTTGGGTAACTTGCTGGTGGTGCCCATGGATGGGAGTCACTGGATCGGCATAAAGGCTATGGCCCAAGAAATGGGTCGCCGTGGACACGGAGTTACAGTGGTGATGCCGGAGATTACGATGCGAATGGGCCCAGGAAAACACTACAACACTGTGACCTATCCTGTTCCTTATGACAAGGATTATATTGACTCTTTGTTGGCCTCACATAAAGACGTAATGAAAAAATCTGCAAAGAATTTCCTGGAGAAGATAAGTTCACATTTCTCACAAATAAAGAAATTCATGGGTTTAATCCACACCACTGCAGAGAGCCTCCTGTTCAATGACAGTCTCATCTCCCATCTGGCACAGCAG AGATTTGATGCAGTCTTGACAGACCCAGTGGTGCCCACAGGCTCATTAATAGCACGGAAACTAG GTATCCCCACTATTAATTTGCTGAGGGGAATTCCATGTACCCTGGATATGCAGTCTGCAGGCTGCCCATCCCCGCCCTCATACGTGCCTCGCTTTTTCACTGGATACACAGATAAAATGAGCTTTAAGGAGAGAGCTGTCAACACTTTG GTGGCTTTACTGGAGCCGCTGCTTTGCCGACTGCTGTACTGGCACTTTGACCACATAGCCTATCAATTCCTGGGAGAGGAGGTGGGCGTAGCTCAAgtgctgtctgactctgctaTTTGGCTACTGAG GATTGACTTCACACTGGAGTTCCCACGACCTCTCATGCCTAATATAGTGCTAGTTGGTGGCATCAACTGCAACGTGAGGAATCCCCTGCCTGAG gatCTGGAGTCCTGGGTGTCAGGAGAGCATGGGTTTGTGGTGTTCACTCTGGGCTCCATGGTGTCAGAAATGCCAGTAGAGACCACTTGTGTTTTCCTAGAGGCCTTCAGACAGATTCCACAGAAA GTGATTTGGAGATACACTGGGCAGATTCCCAACAATGTCCCAAACAATGTGAAGATAATGAAATGGGTGCCTCAGAACGACCTACTAG CACACCCTGGAGCTCGGGCTTTCATCACTCACGCTGGGTCACATGGTCTCTTTGAGGGACTGTGTAATGCAGTTCCGATGGTGATGGTGCCACTTGATGGGGACCAGCCCGATAACGCACAGAAGCTGGCAAGCAGGGGAGCAGGAGTCATCTTGGATATTTATTCCATCTCTACAGAAAGCCTCCTTTGGGCACTGAATGAAGTCATCAATGACACCAG ataCAGAGAGTGTGTTCAGAAGCTGTCAGTCCTCCATCGAGACCGGCCAGTTGACCCACTCGACCTTTCAGTGTACTCGACAGAATTTGTTATGCGCCACAAAGGGGCAAAACATCTTAAATCTGTTGCCCACGACCTCAACTGGTTCCAGTACTTCAACCTCGACGTCATAGCGCTGCTGGCTACTGCAGTGCTGGTTTTTATAGTAGTCACAGTGAAGTGTTTCAAAATATGCCTCCAAAAACTgggcaggaagaggaagcaggaCTAA